A part of Candidatus Dormiibacterota bacterium genomic DNA contains:
- a CDS encoding aldehyde dehydrogenase family protein, producing MSTMVIDGKPVSARSGATVEIHDPATGELVDTVPQAGVEETRQAIDAAHAAFRGWAETLPQKRTQILMEGAALARQHLDEVASLLTREQGKPLRDSKIEAERFVEGIEFYAMLAASGAIRGKHVQLSVPGAFGLVVRRPIGVVGAIIPWNFPLTLLANKIAPALAVGNTVVAKPASTTPLSTIRLVELMNEGGLPPGVLNVVVGPGAVVGQEMIKNPKVRKIGFTGETQTGKQVMAEAASDLKHVTLELGGSDPAIVCDDADIEQASKAIAIGRFFNAGQACLAVKRVFVHEAVFDQVIERVTARAKRLKVLPGTDASSQMGPMHTAGGRETIEAQLKDALDRGARLLAGGNRLRGAPYDRGFFFEPTVITDVPPDARVWREETFGPLLPIARVKSLDEAIERANDSEFGLGSSVFTRDIKKAQQTIDRLDVGYAWINQVNLVAYDELPFGGTKHSGFGKEHGIEVLDFYTEEKSVVMGGV from the coding sequence ATGAGCACGATGGTGATTGACGGCAAGCCGGTGTCGGCACGCTCCGGCGCGACCGTGGAGATCCACGACCCCGCGACCGGCGAGCTGGTCGACACGGTCCCACAGGCCGGCGTCGAGGAAACCCGGCAGGCGATCGACGCCGCCCACGCGGCGTTCCGCGGTTGGGCCGAGACGCTGCCGCAGAAGCGCACGCAGATCCTGATGGAAGGCGCGGCGCTGGCCCGGCAGCACCTCGACGAGGTCGCCTCGCTGTTGACGCGCGAGCAGGGCAAGCCGCTGCGCGACTCGAAGATCGAGGCCGAGCGATTCGTCGAGGGCATCGAGTTCTATGCGATGCTGGCCGCCTCAGGCGCCATCCGGGGCAAGCACGTCCAGCTATCGGTGCCAGGGGCTTTCGGCCTGGTGGTGCGCCGACCGATTGGGGTCGTCGGCGCCATCATTCCCTGGAACTTCCCGCTCACGCTGCTCGCGAACAAGATTGCCCCGGCGCTGGCGGTCGGCAACACCGTGGTCGCCAAGCCGGCCAGTACCACGCCACTGTCGACCATCCGGCTGGTCGAATTGATGAATGAGGGCGGCCTCCCCCCCGGCGTGCTGAACGTCGTCGTCGGTCCGGGAGCGGTGGTCGGCCAGGAGATGATCAAGAATCCGAAGGTGCGCAAGATCGGATTCACCGGGGAAACCCAGACCGGCAAACAGGTGATGGCGGAGGCGGCCTCCGACTTGAAGCACGTCACCCTGGAGCTCGGCGGCAGCGACCCGGCCATCGTCTGCGATGACGCCGACATCGAGCAGGCGAGCAAGGCGATCGCCATCGGACGGTTTTTCAACGCCGGCCAGGCGTGCCTGGCGGTGAAGCGGGTCTTCGTCCACGAAGCGGTCTTTGACCAGGTAATCGAGAGGGTCACCGCGCGGGCCAAGCGACTCAAGGTTCTGCCTGGGACAGATGCGTCATCCCAGATGGGGCCGATGCACACAGCGGGCGGTCGCGAGACGATCGAAGCCCAGCTGAAAGATGCCCTCGACCGTGGCGCACGCTTGCTCGCCGGTGGCAACCGCTTGCGGGGCGCGCCATACGACCGGGGCTTCTTCTTCGAGCCGACCGTCATAACCGATGTTCCACCGGACGCCCGGGTGTGGCGGGAGGAGACATTTGGGCCGCTGCTGCCGATTGCTCGCGTCAAGAGTCTCGACGAGGCGATCGAGCGCGCCAACGACTCGGAGTTTGGCTTGGGCTCTTCCGTATTCACGCGTGACATCAAGAAGGCGCAGCAGACGATCGATCGGCTGGACGTCGGCTATGCCTGGATCAACCAGGTCAACCTGGTGGCATATGACGAGCTGCCCTTTGGCGGCACCAAACACAGCGGCTTCGGCAAGGAACACGGCATCGAGGTGCTCGACTTCTACACCGAAGAGAAAAGCGTCGTCATGGGTGGCGTCTAG
- a CDS encoding enoyl-CoA hydratase/isomerase family protein: MEQATTSARVVSVSKEQGGVALIHLNRPPANSYDRQFIDDLNAAIDEIRFDAAIGAAVLMSDLPKFFSAGADIGMFRSVTSKVRAMTILHMHEVLLKMEHTPKVFIAAIGGHCLGGGLEIALAADFRFAAEGEYRLGVPEVTLGLLPGNGGTQRLPRLIGRQKAMELLLTGKPLDPASAAGLGIVDRLVAPDRLLPEAIAFATTLAGGPTVAIGEIKLVAKQGLEMSLESALALERGGIFRLFETADAKEGLTAFAEKRKPTWKGE; this comes from the coding sequence ATGGAGCAAGCGACCACCTCGGCCAGGGTTGTGTCGGTCAGCAAGGAACAGGGCGGCGTGGCGCTCATTCACCTCAATCGCCCACCGGCGAATTCGTATGATCGGCAGTTCATCGACGACCTGAATGCCGCCATCGATGAGATCCGCTTCGATGCAGCGATCGGCGCGGCGGTGCTGATGTCGGACCTGCCCAAGTTCTTCAGCGCCGGCGCCGACATCGGGATGTTCCGCAGCGTCACCTCGAAGGTACGGGCGATGACGATCCTGCACATGCACGAAGTCCTGCTCAAGATGGAGCACACGCCAAAGGTGTTCATCGCCGCCATCGGCGGTCATTGCCTGGGCGGAGGCCTGGAGATCGCGCTCGCCGCCGATTTCCGCTTTGCGGCCGAGGGGGAATACCGGCTCGGCGTCCCGGAAGTCACGCTCGGCCTGCTGCCGGGTAACGGCGGGACGCAGCGCCTGCCTCGTCTGATCGGCCGGCAGAAGGCGATGGAATTGCTCCTGACCGGCAAGCCGCTGGATCCTGCGTCGGCGGCCGGTCTCGGGATCGTCGATCGACTCGTCGCGCCGGACCGGCTGCTGCCGGAAGCGATCGCTTTTGCCACGACCCTGGCGGGTGGTCCGACCGTGGCCATCGGCGAGATCAAGCTGGTTGCGAAGCAGGGGCTCGAGATGTCGCTCGAGAGCGCACTCGCGCTGGAGCGAGGCGGCATCTTCCGTCTCTTCGAGACGGCGGACGCCAAAGAGGGGCTCACCGCCTTCGCCGAGAAGCGCAAACCCACCTGGAAGGGCGAATAG
- a CDS encoding Tim44-like domain-containing protein: MRKRGRVLVALGAAWALALAIQLSALARAGGGGGGGGGGGGGHSGGGGGHSSGGGGGFFFVGGGSSGSSSGGSPLLFFIILALIGAFLIYRGLSSRKSASTVTDDGDDTAPPVDSAAVAVGITGLQARDPNFNPQVFIDRAQTTFFVLQNAWMARNLEPARIYLSDAIYHRWKLQVEQFVTLHKRDVLEDLAVNGCAIAKVASDANFDSVTVRFDAIAKDYEVDDAGKMLSGDKTIKPFTEFWTFIRSQAARTRVGETAEITQCPNCGAPVSINESGICAYCKATVTTGQFGWVLNNITQASEWSAAA, from the coding sequence GTGCGAAAGCGGGGGCGCGTTCTGGTCGCACTCGGGGCCGCGTGGGCGCTTGCCCTCGCCATCCAGCTCTCCGCGCTGGCCCGCGCCGGGGGCGGCGGCGGCGGCGGCGGCGGTGGGGGTGGCGGTCACAGCGGCGGGGGCGGCGGCCACAGCAGCGGCGGGGGCGGGGGCTTTTTCTTCGTCGGCGGTGGCAGCTCGGGCAGCTCGAGCGGTGGGTCGCCGCTGCTCTTCTTCATCATCCTGGCACTGATCGGCGCCTTCCTCATCTACCGCGGGTTGTCGAGCCGGAAGTCGGCGAGCACCGTAACCGACGACGGTGACGACACGGCACCGCCCGTGGATTCCGCGGCCGTTGCAGTCGGCATCACGGGGCTGCAGGCGCGCGATCCGAACTTCAACCCGCAGGTCTTCATCGACCGGGCCCAGACCACCTTCTTTGTGCTGCAGAACGCCTGGATGGCCCGCAATCTGGAGCCGGCCCGCATCTATCTCTCCGACGCGATTTATCACCGCTGGAAGCTGCAGGTCGAGCAGTTTGTGACCCTTCACAAGCGCGACGTGCTCGAAGACCTGGCCGTCAATGGCTGCGCCATCGCCAAGGTCGCGAGCGACGCGAACTTTGACAGTGTCACCGTCCGGTTCGACGCCATCGCCAAAGATTACGAAGTCGATGACGCCGGCAAGATGCTCAGTGGGGATAAAACGATAAAACCGTTTACCGAGTTCTGGACGTTCATCCGCAGCCAGGCGGCGAGGACGCGGGTCGGGGAGACCGCCGAAATCACGCAGTGTCCGAACTGCGGCGCGCCGGTCTCCATCAACGAGTCCGGCATCTGCGCCTACTGCAAGGCCACGGTGACCACGGGTCAGTTCGGCTGGGTGCTGAATAACATCACCCAGGCGTCGGAGTGGTCCGCGGCGGCCTGA
- a CDS encoding sigma-70 family RNA polymerase sigma factor, producing MEAWRPTVTRASLGAINQRVPDPFERLFLQEYPKVVAIAYRVLADRPAAEDVAQEVFLKFHRSHSPDSERASGWLHAAAVHSALNVIRGERRRALRETAHALDPARPTIASPERLVEEAEQRREVRRALSRLPQRTAAVLMLRHSGLSYAEVAMALGMKVGNVGTLLRRAEEALRKEVKRATPE from the coding sequence ATGGAGGCGTGGCGCCCGACCGTAACCCGGGCGTCGTTGGGCGCGATTAACCAGCGCGTGCCGGATCCGTTCGAACGGCTATTCCTGCAGGAGTATCCGAAGGTCGTGGCCATCGCCTATCGGGTTCTCGCCGATCGGCCGGCGGCGGAGGATGTCGCCCAGGAGGTCTTCCTCAAGTTCCATCGGAGTCACTCCCCCGACTCCGAGCGCGCCTCCGGGTGGCTCCATGCCGCCGCCGTCCATTCGGCGCTGAACGTGATTCGTGGGGAGCGGCGACGGGCGCTGCGCGAGACCGCCCACGCGCTCGACCCGGCGCGGCCGACGATCGCCAGCCCCGAGCGGTTGGTCGAGGAAGCGGAGCAACGGCGCGAGGTGCGGCGTGCGCTCAGCCGGTTGCCGCAGCGGACGGCAGCCGTCTTGATGCTCCGGCACAGCGGGCTGAGCTACGCCGAGGTGGCGATGGCGCTCGGCATGAAGGTAGGCAATGTGGGGACGCTGCTGCGCCGGGCGGAAGAGGCCCTGCGCAAGGAGGTCAAACGTGCGACACCTGAGTGA
- a CDS encoding enoyl-CoA hydratase/isomerase family protein, whose amino-acid sequence MTLRLNRPEARNALSPSMVRALHLALARARDHTDVHAVTLVGTGETFSAGADLKGFISGRRPLEQALERRELGTLLVLIDTYSKPLVAAVNGDALGAGFGLVAACQLAVAVEAARFGLPGVRLGIMPMTIMPAIGRSLPRKLGLELILTGRLMSAREAVAQGLVNHVVAAGELEVAAAALARSALDYTLRPPRTTPTPG is encoded by the coding sequence CTGACCCTCCGGCTGAACCGGCCGGAGGCGCGCAACGCGCTCAGTCCGTCGATGGTGCGGGCCCTGCATCTCGCCCTGGCGCGGGCGCGCGACCACACTGACGTCCATGCCGTAACCCTGGTTGGAACCGGTGAGACGTTCAGCGCGGGCGCCGACCTGAAGGGGTTCATCAGCGGGCGTCGACCACTCGAGCAGGCCCTTGAGCGGCGCGAGCTCGGCACCCTGTTAGTCCTGATCGACACCTATTCGAAACCGCTGGTCGCCGCGGTCAACGGGGACGCCCTGGGCGCGGGCTTCGGGTTGGTCGCGGCCTGCCAGCTCGCCGTCGCCGTGGAGGCCGCGCGCTTCGGTCTGCCCGGGGTGCGGCTCGGCATCATGCCGATGACGATCATGCCGGCGATCGGTCGAAGCCTCCCGCGCAAGCTCGGGCTGGAGCTGATCCTGACCGGCCGGCTGATGTCCGCGAGGGAGGCCGTCGCTCAAGGGCTGGTCAACCATGTCGTGGCTGCCGGCGAGCTGGAGGTGGCCGCGGCCGCCCTCGCCCGGTCGGCCCTCGACTACACGCTCAGGCCGCCGCGGACCACTCCGACGCCTGGGTGA